A segment of the Anoplolepis gracilipes chromosome 14, ASM4749672v1, whole genome shotgun sequence genome:
CAAAAATTCGATACCGTCAAGGTTTGCGAGCAACAAATTCGACTATTCTGTGCACATCACCTATCCTGTCCGACATTTTTTTGCCACCACGTATATAATCTTCGTATCGCACCTCGGCGAGAGTCTCAAAGTTCAGCTTGTCCATGATTCGTTGACTGTATAAAGAAGCAGCGACAGCGAACACCACCTCTGGTCGCACGTGCTCGTTGACAATTGTATCGGCCACGCAGATTTGCTTCAGCTTCCTGGCGCGCAATTTGCGGGCGACTTCGAGACTCTTGTCCGTAATTTCTAAACCAATCCCGCGAGTCTGACATTCCGGATGTGtgcctatataaaaaatttccatgGCACCACGCGCGTTGTACTTTTCAAAGATATCTACTCGTGATTCCACCTGATAACACATTTCTTGATAAGTCCGttgaaattgattattattttgtagattAAGCAattaaaagcataaattatttgattaaaaaaacctttaaattttgtgtgtttcaatataattctctaggctattaatatatagatgcacatattttgtttaattatatattttacaaaaactttgatttttttttcaaaattttatatttaatgaagaatTATCTAgagtctttttttatatttatcagtgTTTTAAAACGATGAATATAGTTTAGactttttaaacttaaaaggACCACAAATACAATTAATGATGTGACAAGATAAAATCACTTTGCATAggacttatttttattttacttgagACAAACGTAAAGTCCCTTTAAACGAGATGATGTATGCAAATAGCTTGtgaagattaattattattattcataa
Coding sequences within it:
- the LOC140673070 gene encoding arylalkylamine N-acetyltransferase 1; amino-acid sequence: MSVCLGTDRTGAIEFRILSKDRIEDAMTVQQQSMRQECIAIGMGMYEDPGAPEEMQLVFREVIKDGCTVIAVDRSDRVVAVAFNKLHVPSKPGETDSLALFIENNIKHRSCRDLIEFLDDVESRVDIFEKYNARGAMEIFYIGTHPECQTRGIGLEITDKSLEVARKLRARKLKQICVADTIVNEHVRPEVVFAVAASLYSQRIMDKLNFETLAEVRYEDYIRGGKKMSDRIGDVHRIVEFVARKP